One genomic segment of Candidatus Cybelea sp. includes these proteins:
- a CDS encoding GNAT family N-acetyltransferase produces MRVEPVSAASQRAVLEYLDRAPYDNVFISHILSHDASYASKHVDAIFDDHGVAGVVYHGRHIVIAAEMSAVPTLAASLPRHINARMIIGPREAVIELWRLVGERYVRPRLVRDRQLVMMVDRARLLPGGRSVTVRHARLDEWRTVADGSAEMIQQELEYDPRRGMPNFDVGVRQMIERKLWWVGLSEGKLCFFCHIGPWSSRTLQLQGIWTPQPLRGRGLAAASLSAICARLLEASPTISLYVNDFNDAAIALYRRVGFEHVGDFQTILF; encoded by the coding sequence ATGCGCGTAGAGCCGGTCTCCGCCGCGTCGCAGCGCGCGGTGCTCGAGTATCTCGACCGCGCCCCGTACGATAACGTCTTTATCAGCCACATTCTCTCGCACGACGCGTCGTACGCGTCCAAGCACGTCGACGCGATCTTCGACGACCACGGCGTTGCGGGCGTCGTCTATCATGGCCGCCACATCGTGATCGCCGCTGAAATGTCTGCGGTTCCCACACTGGCGGCGAGCCTGCCGCGCCACATCAACGCGCGGATGATCATCGGACCGCGCGAGGCCGTGATCGAGCTTTGGAGACTCGTGGGGGAACGCTACGTTCGCCCGCGCTTGGTGCGCGACCGTCAGCTCGTCATGATGGTGGATCGCGCGCGTTTGCTGCCGGGCGGCCGCAGCGTTACCGTGCGGCACGCGCGACTCGACGAGTGGCGCACCGTCGCCGACGGATCGGCCGAGATGATCCAGCAAGAGCTCGAATACGATCCCCGGCGCGGCATGCCGAACTTCGACGTCGGCGTCAGGCAGATGATCGAGCGGAAACTCTGGTGGGTCGGTCTCTCCGAGGGGAAGCTCTGTTTCTTTTGCCACATCGGACCGTGGTCGAGCCGGACGCTGCAGCTGCAAGGGATTTGGACGCCGCAGCCGCTTCGCGGCCGCGGACTCGCGGCCGCCTCACTCTCGGCGATTTGCGCTCGACTGCTCGAAGCATCGCCCACGATCTCGCTGTACGTCAACGATTTCAACGACGCGGCGATCGCACTATACCGTCGCGTCGGTTTCGAACACGTCGGCGACTTTCAGACGATCCTTTTTTAG
- a CDS encoding anti-sigma factor — translation MKHAAVWPAYLVAAVCFAIALISSVANISLLGQVKLQQRELATLSERSRALARTLADERTALFDMLDSRTKHYTVGNGEVVTRGGRIDLALHAMPEPPHGRVYQVWTRPVGSTKLSPSPTFLPDARGVALVIVPADARTTSEVAVTLEPEGGSKEPTSKPLISVAFGPQ, via the coding sequence GTGAAGCACGCAGCGGTATGGCCGGCGTACCTCGTCGCGGCAGTCTGTTTTGCGATCGCGTTGATCTCGTCGGTTGCGAATATCTCGCTGCTCGGGCAGGTGAAGCTGCAGCAGCGCGAACTGGCGACCCTATCCGAGCGCTCGCGGGCGCTCGCGCGGACGCTCGCCGACGAGCGAACCGCGCTCTTCGATATGCTGGACAGCCGCACGAAGCACTATACCGTCGGCAACGGCGAGGTCGTGACGCGCGGCGGCCGCATCGATCTCGCGCTCCATGCGATGCCCGAACCGCCCCATGGACGCGTCTACCAGGTGTGGACCCGGCCGGTCGGCTCGACCAAGCTTTCGCCGTCGCCGACCTTTCTGCCGGACGCGCGCGGGGTCGCACTCGTGATCGTCCCCGCAGACGCCCGCACGACCTCGGAGGTCGCCGTCACGCTCGAGCCGGAAGGGGGCAGCAAAGAGCCAACGAGCAAACCGCTGATCAGCGTCGCCTTCGGTCCGCAGTAG
- a CDS encoding class I SAM-dependent methyltransferase codes for MPDKHDSLRRFGPRAQSYAAFRPSYPAKAVEAALQGLGDASALTIADIGAGTGISSRLFAQRGAKVIAVEPNERMRAQAQPHPNVEWREGNAQQTGLPDKSVDIVVVCQAFHWFATPQAMLELARIARRRVAILQYERDERDPFTKAYGDVVRAYATDDTEALRARGLEAFSRFPGARIARSAAYFDQPLDREGLLGRAASSSYLPASGERADALRRDLHALFDEHQHDGGVTMQMVAHVVTAALI; via the coding sequence ATGCCCGATAAGCACGATTCGCTGCGGCGCTTCGGCCCGCGCGCGCAGAGCTACGCCGCCTTTCGCCCGAGTTATCCGGCGAAAGCCGTCGAGGCAGCGCTGCAAGGCCTCGGCGACGCTTCCGCGCTGACGATCGCCGACATCGGCGCCGGTACGGGTATCTCGTCGCGCCTCTTCGCGCAGCGCGGCGCAAAGGTCATTGCCGTCGAGCCCAACGAGCGCATGCGCGCGCAGGCCCAGCCTCACCCCAACGTCGAGTGGCGCGAAGGAAACGCGCAGCAAACCGGGCTTCCCGACAAGAGCGTCGACATCGTCGTGGTCTGTCAGGCCTTTCACTGGTTTGCTACGCCGCAGGCGATGCTCGAACTCGCCCGAATCGCGCGCCGGCGCGTCGCAATTCTGCAGTACGAGCGCGACGAACGCGATCCGTTCACGAAAGCCTACGGCGACGTCGTGCGCGCCTACGCAACCGACGATACCGAAGCGCTTCGCGCGCGCGGACTTGAGGCTTTTTCGCGCTTCCCTGGTGCCCGAATCGCTCGCTCCGCGGCGTACTTCGACCAGCCGCTCGACCGCGAAGGGCTGTTGGGCCGTGCGGCTTCGTCCTCATATCTGCCGGCCTCCGGCGAACGAGCCGATGCGCTGCGCCGCGACCTGCACGCGCTCTTTGACGAACACCAGCACGACGGCGGCGTAACGATGCAGATGGTCGCGCACGTCGTGACGGCTGCATTGATCTGA
- a CDS encoding hydantoinase/oxoprolinase family protein: protein MAGAPAQRLRVGIDVGGTFTDVVAVDAATRALVARVKIPTTHDAAGGVAEGIVAGIERLLERTGVDASSVAFIAHSTTQATNALLEGDLASVGVLGLLDGFSWPARRQMRFAPMALASGVTFAPAFEFANAQDDTAVRAGIDRLIDGGTRALAASRSFGVDRPERESEAIDYARERGIEATSGHDVSSTYGLRSRTRTAALNAAILPKMLRTARMTASAVERAAIPAPLMVMRSDGGVMDVREIERRPILTLLSGPAAGIAGALLYERLSDGIFVEVGGTSSDCSAIVQGRPQMQPARIGGHRTMLRTLDVRTLGIGGGSMLRVNEASLSDVGPRSAHIAGCLYASFVEPELLEGSRVELVAPTPQDRTDYAVLVARNGTRIAPTVTCAANAAGFVPAGAFARGNERSARRAFELLAEHLGGDALSLAKRTIELGVAKLRAALGALIADYSLDPQRLVIVGGGGGCGALVPALAEAMQLPHRIARDAEVIAPIGVALALVRDVVERTIPSPTPEEIASIRREAADRVIAAGAAPDRVVVEVEIDSQRSRVTATASGATALVEAAAGAGCTPEERRAIAAQSLACEASALEPVSLTGELSGYVHTERKRRRLRAVDDHGVIRLAVTDYELTTTTVAELEPHLREVVEGATQFGDVGRALPALYLLRHSRVAVFDGLTSVEQAVALAAEELQGCAAGEPIVVLVEPRVA from the coding sequence ATGGCCGGCGCTCCGGCGCAGCGTCTGCGCGTCGGGATCGACGTCGGCGGAACGTTTACCGACGTGGTTGCCGTCGACGCGGCGACGCGCGCACTGGTCGCGCGCGTCAAGATTCCAACGACCCACGACGCTGCCGGCGGAGTTGCGGAGGGCATCGTCGCCGGCATCGAGCGATTGCTCGAGCGGACGGGCGTCGACGCGAGTTCGGTGGCCTTCATCGCGCACTCGACGACGCAGGCGACCAACGCGCTCTTGGAAGGCGACCTCGCATCGGTCGGCGTTCTGGGATTGCTCGACGGTTTCTCGTGGCCGGCACGCCGGCAAATGCGTTTCGCGCCGATGGCGCTCGCCTCAGGGGTCACGTTTGCGCCGGCGTTCGAATTCGCAAACGCGCAAGACGATACAGCCGTGCGTGCCGGAATCGATCGCCTGATCGACGGCGGCACGCGAGCGCTGGCGGCGAGTCGCAGCTTCGGCGTCGACCGGCCGGAACGCGAGTCGGAAGCGATCGATTATGCGCGCGAGCGCGGCATCGAAGCGACGAGCGGGCACGACGTCAGCTCCACGTACGGGCTGCGATCTCGCACGCGCACGGCGGCGCTCAACGCCGCCATCTTGCCGAAGATGCTGCGCACCGCGCGAATGACCGCGAGTGCCGTCGAGCGCGCCGCGATCCCCGCGCCGCTGATGGTGATGCGCAGCGACGGCGGCGTCATGGACGTTCGGGAGATCGAGCGCCGCCCAATTCTTACGCTGCTCTCCGGTCCGGCCGCCGGCATCGCCGGGGCGCTGCTCTACGAACGCTTGAGCGACGGAATTTTCGTCGAGGTCGGCGGCACGAGCTCGGATTGCTCGGCCATCGTGCAGGGGCGGCCGCAGATGCAGCCCGCGAGGATCGGCGGCCACCGGACGATGCTGCGCACGCTCGACGTGCGCACGCTCGGCATCGGAGGCGGCAGCATGCTGCGCGTCAACGAGGCGAGCCTCTCCGACGTCGGGCCGCGCAGCGCCCATATTGCCGGCTGCCTCTATGCGTCTTTCGTCGAACCGGAGCTGCTCGAGGGGTCACGCGTCGAGCTCGTTGCACCGACGCCGCAGGATCGTACCGATTACGCCGTGCTCGTCGCGCGAAACGGAACTCGCATCGCGCCGACGGTAACCTGCGCGGCAAATGCTGCCGGCTTCGTGCCGGCGGGCGCGTTTGCGCGGGGCAACGAACGCTCGGCACGGCGCGCGTTCGAGCTGCTCGCGGAGCATCTCGGCGGCGATGCGCTTTCGCTAGCGAAGCGCACGATCGAGCTGGGCGTCGCAAAGCTTCGCGCGGCGCTGGGCGCACTGATTGCCGACTACTCGCTCGATCCGCAGCGGCTCGTCATCGTCGGTGGCGGCGGCGGGTGTGGCGCGCTCGTGCCGGCGCTCGCAGAAGCGATGCAGCTTCCCCATCGCATTGCGCGAGACGCGGAGGTCATCGCGCCGATCGGCGTAGCGCTCGCGCTCGTGCGCGACGTCGTCGAACGGACGATTCCCTCACCGACGCCCGAGGAGATCGCGAGCATTCGCCGCGAGGCGGCCGATCGAGTGATCGCCGCCGGCGCCGCTCCCGACCGCGTCGTCGTTGAAGTCGAGATCGACTCACAGCGCAGCCGCGTCACCGCGACCGCCTCCGGCGCCACCGCGCTTGTGGAGGCGGCCGCCGGCGCCGGCTGCACGCCGGAGGAGCGTCGCGCGATCGCCGCGCAATCGCTGGCGTGCGAGGCGAGCGCGCTCGAACCGGTGTCGCTAACCGGCGAGTTGAGCGGTTACGTTCACACCGAACGCAAACGGCGCCGGCTTCGCGCCGTCGACGATCACGGCGTCATCCGCCTTGCGGTCACCGACTACGAGCTGACGACGACGACGGTCGCCGAGCTGGAGCCGCACCTGCGCGAGGTCGTCGAAGGCGCGACGCAATTCGGCGACGTCGGCCGCGCCCTACCGGCGCTCTATCTGCTCCGGCATTCGCGCGTTGCGGTCTTCGACGGATTGACGAGCGTAGAGCAAGCGGTTGCGCTCGCCGCCGAAGAGCTGCAGGGCTGTGCGGCCGGCGAGCCCATCGTCGTGCTCGTCGAGCCGCGCGTCGCATAG
- a CDS encoding YceI family protein, with protein MPRILIAFLFLLLPVTAVAAPAVEWQADLVHSRAQFTVSHLVVSKVWGHIPIQSLTIVNKGGSITPQKIDVVLNVSREDTDNHDRDRDLRSATYFDVAQYPTMEFHSTAISPIDGTSFRVAGNLTIKNVTKPVTFVANLVGVIPEGKGWRVGYESSLEIDRREWGIVDARLTAAGVLLVGYKVDIGLTVEATTNDPGLHRTSAQ; from the coding sequence ATGCCACGCATCCTCATCGCATTCTTATTCTTGCTATTACCGGTAACGGCCGTCGCGGCGCCCGCCGTGGAATGGCAAGCCGATCTCGTTCACAGCCGCGCACAGTTCACCGTCTCCCATCTCGTCGTTTCGAAGGTGTGGGGACACATTCCAATTCAATCGTTGACGATCGTTAACAAAGGCGGTTCGATCACACCTCAGAAGATCGACGTAGTCCTCAACGTGAGCCGCGAAGATACCGACAACCACGACCGCGATCGAGACCTTCGCTCCGCGACCTACTTCGACGTAGCACAATACCCGACGATGGAGTTCCACTCCACCGCCATCTCGCCGATCGACGGCACCTCGTTTCGCGTCGCCGGCAACCTCACGATCAAGAACGTCACGAAACCGGTCACCTTCGTCGCCAACCTCGTCGGAGTTATCCCCGAGGGCAAGGGCTGGCGCGTCGGTTACGAGTCGTCGCTGGAGATCGACCGGCGCGAGTGGGGCATCGTCGATGCCCGGCTCACCGCGGCTGGGGTTCTGCTCGTTGGTTACAAGGTCGACATCGGCCTAACGGTCGAGGCCACGACCAACGATCCCGGCCTCCACCGCACGAGCGCGCAGTAA
- a CDS encoding glycoside hydrolase family 20 zincin-like fold domain-containing protein produces the protein MHPGLLFAAALATSLHLLPRPQSVEDVGCSASAVPRVVAASFDGAARTEIDERWAALGIGRLHNGNAATILVRKDATLSPQAYRLTIAGGRATIESADAAGAFYGAMTLAQLPQRSNGAWRMPCVRIADKPALRWRILSDDVSRGPLPTMRYFEERIRTIAAFKMNGYSPYMEHVFLSPTDPLPAPLDGITPAQLRELSLYAKRFHVALIVEQQSFAHMHNTLRVERYADAAELSHGFLLAPNSPLSMEYLSRLVSQELAAVGSTPFFHIGSDETATLGLGRTQEYVAKRGRSNVYAQHLVEMNRLIAPSGARMMVWDDGIENDPSIMQLIPRTAVIVNWHYGAQQTFAPFIETIARGGFQQMVAPGASNWNEIFPAVGTALANERLFINQGKAKNVLGLFQTVWHDDGETLYEATWYPVVYAAAAAWEPGDLKPEQFAGAFPHAFFGVDDPTYAGDVNDLSAALARLEPSPLTYGQSDALFWADPFDAAAASQAAKSNLRQVRLLAEAVEQNRYFSRPPLHSNAAFVISLAARRYDALARKFQIGAEVRAMYADAVAHEKTDSDTTVRDLFWCKYWMWELRDAYEELEPLYARAWRYESREGHLASNLERYHLAAQKAIDRADAFYRVTQQYVTAKTLPPLESVLSP, from the coding sequence ATGCACCCGGGGCTCTTGTTTGCAGCCGCGCTCGCGACGTCGCTGCATCTCCTGCCCCGCCCGCAGAGCGTCGAGGACGTCGGATGCTCCGCCTCGGCCGTCCCCCGCGTGGTCGCGGCTTCGTTTGACGGCGCGGCGCGGACGGAGATCGACGAACGCTGGGCGGCGCTGGGGATCGGGCGCCTTCACAACGGGAATGCAGCGACCATCCTCGTGCGCAAAGACGCGACGCTCTCCCCGCAGGCCTATCGGCTCACGATTGCCGGCGGGCGCGCGACGATCGAGAGCGCCGACGCCGCTGGGGCCTTCTACGGCGCGATGACGCTGGCGCAGCTCCCGCAGCGCTCGAATGGGGCGTGGAGGATGCCGTGCGTTCGCATCGCCGACAAGCCGGCACTGCGCTGGCGCATCCTCTCCGACGACGTTTCGCGCGGCCCGCTTCCGACGATGCGCTACTTCGAAGAGCGCATTCGCACGATCGCTGCCTTTAAAATGAACGGCTACTCGCCGTATATGGAGCACGTCTTTCTCAGCCCCACCGATCCCCTGCCGGCCCCGCTCGACGGCATCACGCCCGCGCAGCTCCGGGAGCTGTCGCTTTACGCAAAACGCTTTCACGTCGCGTTGATCGTCGAGCAGCAAAGCTTCGCGCACATGCACAATACGTTACGGGTCGAGCGCTACGCCGATGCTGCCGAGCTTTCGCACGGCTTTCTTCTCGCGCCGAACTCGCCGCTTTCGATGGAGTATCTGTCACGCCTGGTTTCCCAGGAGCTTGCTGCGGTTGGTTCCACGCCGTTCTTTCACATCGGTTCCGACGAGACGGCGACGCTGGGTCTCGGGCGGACGCAGGAGTACGTCGCAAAACGAGGCCGCTCGAACGTTTACGCGCAGCACCTCGTCGAGATGAACCGGCTGATCGCGCCGTCGGGCGCGCGAATGATGGTGTGGGACGACGGCATCGAAAACGACCCCTCGATCATGCAGCTGATCCCGCGCACCGCGGTGATCGTGAACTGGCACTACGGTGCCCAGCAAACCTTCGCACCGTTTATCGAAACGATCGCCCGCGGCGGCTTCCAGCAGATGGTCGCGCCGGGTGCGAGCAATTGGAACGAGATCTTTCCGGCGGTCGGCACGGCGCTCGCCAACGAACGGCTCTTCATCAATCAGGGAAAGGCCAAAAATGTGCTCGGGCTCTTCCAAACCGTCTGGCACGACGATGGTGAGACGCTTTACGAAGCGACGTGGTATCCGGTCGTCTATGCAGCCGCGGCCGCGTGGGAGCCCGGCGACCTGAAACCCGAGCAGTTTGCCGGCGCCTTCCCGCACGCATTCTTCGGCGTCGACGATCCAACGTACGCCGGCGACGTGAACGACCTGTCGGCGGCGCTCGCGCGGCTCGAACCGAGCCCCCTTACATACGGCCAGTCGGACGCGCTCTTTTGGGCCGATCCGTTTGACGCGGCGGCGGCAAGCCAAGCTGCAAAGTCGAACCTGCGGCAGGTCCGCCTCTTGGCCGAAGCGGTCGAACAGAATCGTTACTTCTCACGTCCGCCTTTACACTCCAACGCCGCGTTCGTGATCTCTCTGGCCGCTCGGCGCTACGACGCCCTTGCCCGGAAATTCCAGATCGGCGCCGAGGTGCGGGCCATGTATGCCGATGCCGTAGCACACGAAAAAACCGACTCCGATACGACGGTCCGCGATCTTTTCTGGTGTAAGTATTGGATGTGGGAGCTGCGGGATGCTTACGAAGAGCTCGAGCCGCTCTACGCGCGCGCGTGGCGGTACGAAAGCCGGGAAGGCCACTTGGCGAGTAACCTGGAGCGCTATCACCTCGCCGCGCAAAAAGCGATCGATCGCGCCGACGCCTTCTACCGGGTGACGCAGCAATACGTGACCGCCAAGACGCTCCCGCCGCTCGAAAGCGTCCTGTCGCCCTGA
- a CDS encoding TonB-dependent receptor: MAFTSALPAVAAPAQTPIGSIVGTVVDKGSGVPLPGVSVRVVGTSRRTQTDASGHFVFERLPPGSYQLALSKSDYQPAISEPVNLGGATLKVTLSMNRGTTNLSTIAVTATRASESLQQSSTFTKTVNTEELERQGVTRIADTLRELPGVNNGITGNTASLADDINLSIRGIGTLETEAAIDGHPIAYGIKGGYNYNLSPVYGFRNATVLYGSASDLVGVDAIGGVINFETLDPTPYAQTAITQGWGTFDQLSTSLRSTGTLGKLGYAVAYGVGYLNGPFHNASFYQPGAAFDQSVLSGPVHQLGVYTDSGTATLNAGLVKLRYTFDPKNSLQYTYVSSSRWEDKTGNGDGDFLPYNTALARGKQQLASYSPGSSSSVQCPKGTFPASNALGILNGFGPNGKPDGGITCQTPSQYAAFNTGWQGAGPSWQSFHLYDNSLTYEHQNGNSVFRSTFYNSLYDNPWDRTFQLPFYTYSGSNASWRDTGVNESGFISSQDWYNQNNDIEAGMSYMNNAYFLTQNANSGGTLSSSSSFPTVWETAFFLRDVYHPSGSPFAAFANIWDKHASETNTTYIDARGSVVDRLTNHDIIRGSVGSTTTQPSQDMLNKSYIPNDDIIGAGGGSAINCAGLNSIGSVPTSTLMPERGVDEEVAYTHRWFGDSQTQLTLYNTNIFDKLYSTIVSTSSTGTSFIPPALLAEFINAVGAKCGNAVAPSLLGLTGNFNVGTMRAKGVDFSGRIRATRNLYFDYDWGLTSTVLLGANQQLLEANTTLIPFAQLARLPLHTANVSADYTFNNKLDLRYTLYTVSSGNTKDLPAYDYSNVTAAYPIGNGVLTATVQNLFNQYASIAGLVGDGVPLALNQYAKPSSYTPYIGSAATEWFGLPFRSVYFSYQYLIGQPHS, encoded by the coding sequence ATCGCGTTCACCTCTGCGCTGCCGGCGGTCGCCGCGCCGGCGCAGACGCCGATCGGCAGCATCGTCGGCACGGTCGTCGACAAAGGCAGCGGCGTACCGCTTCCCGGCGTTAGCGTCCGCGTCGTCGGCACGAGCCGGCGGACCCAGACCGACGCCTCCGGGCATTTCGTCTTTGAGAGGCTTCCGCCAGGATCTTACCAGCTGGCGCTGAGCAAAAGCGACTACCAGCCCGCCATCTCGGAGCCCGTAAATCTCGGCGGCGCAACGCTCAAAGTGACGCTTTCTATGAATCGAGGTACGACCAACCTCAGCACGATTGCCGTGACCGCGACCCGCGCGAGCGAGTCGCTGCAGCAGTCGAGTACGTTCACCAAAACCGTCAATACCGAAGAACTCGAGCGTCAAGGCGTGACCCGCATCGCGGATACGCTGCGCGAACTGCCGGGCGTCAACAACGGCATCACCGGCAATACCGCGTCGCTTGCCGACGACATCAACCTCAGCATTCGCGGTATCGGTACGCTCGAGACGGAAGCCGCCATCGACGGTCATCCGATCGCTTACGGTATCAAGGGCGGCTACAACTACAACCTCTCACCGGTCTACGGCTTCCGCAACGCGACCGTGCTCTACGGGTCGGCGAGCGACCTCGTCGGCGTCGATGCAATCGGCGGCGTCATCAACTTCGAAACGCTCGATCCGACGCCGTACGCGCAGACGGCGATAACGCAAGGCTGGGGCACCTTCGATCAGCTGTCTACGAGCCTCCGCTCGACCGGCACGCTCGGCAAGCTCGGTTATGCGGTCGCGTACGGCGTCGGATACCTCAACGGGCCGTTTCACAACGCCAGCTTCTACCAGCCCGGCGCGGCCTTCGACCAATCGGTGCTTTCGGGGCCGGTCCATCAGCTCGGAGTCTACACCGACAGCGGAACGGCGACGCTGAACGCTGGGCTCGTGAAGCTGCGCTACACCTTCGATCCGAAGAACAGCCTCCAGTACACCTACGTATCGAGCTCGCGCTGGGAAGATAAAACCGGCAACGGTGATGGCGACTTTCTTCCGTATAACACGGCGCTCGCTCGCGGCAAGCAGCAGCTCGCATCGTACTCTCCGGGCTCGTCGAGCAGCGTCCAGTGCCCGAAGGGAACGTTTCCCGCAAGCAATGCACTCGGCATTTTAAACGGCTTCGGGCCTAACGGTAAGCCGGACGGCGGAATCACCTGTCAGACGCCCTCGCAGTATGCCGCCTTTAACACGGGCTGGCAGGGCGCCGGTCCGTCATGGCAGTCCTTTCACCTCTACGACAACAGCCTGACCTACGAGCACCAGAACGGGAACTCGGTCTTCCGTTCGACCTTTTATAATAGCCTCTACGACAATCCATGGGATCGTACGTTTCAGCTCCCATTCTATACCTATTCGGGGTCGAACGCGTCGTGGCGCGATACCGGCGTCAACGAGAGCGGCTTTATCAGCAGCCAGGACTGGTATAACCAAAATAACGATATCGAAGCCGGCATGTCGTACATGAACAACGCCTATTTCCTAACGCAGAATGCCAATAGCGGCGGCACCCTCAGCAGCAGTTCGTCCTTCCCAACCGTCTGGGAGACGGCATTTTTCCTGCGTGACGTCTACCATCCGTCCGGCTCGCCCTTCGCGGCCTTTGCCAACATTTGGGACAAGCACGCGAGCGAGACGAATACCACCTACATCGACGCACGCGGTTCGGTCGTCGATCGCCTTACCAATCACGACATCATCCGCGGATCGGTCGGCTCGACGACGACCCAGCCGAGCCAAGACATGCTCAACAAGTCGTACATTCCCAACGACGACATCATCGGCGCGGGCGGAGGGTCGGCGATCAACTGCGCGGGGCTGAACTCGATCGGCAGCGTGCCCACGTCTACACTGATGCCCGAGCGAGGCGTGGACGAGGAAGTGGCGTACACGCATCGCTGGTTTGGTGATTCACAGACTCAGCTCACGCTCTACAACACGAACATCTTCGATAAGCTCTACTCGACGATCGTTTCGACCTCGTCGACGGGTACGAGCTTCATCCCCCCAGCACTACTCGCCGAGTTCATCAACGCCGTCGGCGCGAAATGCGGCAACGCCGTCGCGCCGTCGCTCCTCGGGCTCACCGGAAACTTCAACGTCGGGACGATGCGCGCCAAGGGTGTCGATTTTAGCGGCCGAATTCGCGCGACCCGAAATCTCTACTTCGATTACGACTGGGGATTGACGTCGACGGTTCTGCTGGGAGCCAACCAGCAGCTGCTCGAGGCGAACACCACGCTGATTCCGTTCGCGCAGTTGGCTCGGCTGCCGCTGCACACGGCAAACGTCTCGGCAGACTACACCTTCAATAACAAACTCGACCTGCGCTACACGCTGTACACGGTCTCGTCGGGGAACACCAAGGATCTGCCTGCCTACGACTACAGCAACGTTACGGCAGCCTATCCGATCGGCAACGGCGTCCTGACCGCGACGGTGCAAAACCTGTTCAATCAGTATGCCTCGATCGCGGGGCTGGTCGGCGACGGCGTTCCGCTGGCGCTCAACCAGTACGCAAAGCCGTCCTCGTATACACCATATATCGGCTCGGCCGCGACCGAGTGGTTCGGTCTGCCCTTCCGCTCGGTCTATTTCAGCTATCAGTACTTAATCGGACAGCCGCACAGCTAG